In Cicer arietinum cultivar CDC Frontier isolate Library 1 chromosome 1, Cicar.CDCFrontier_v2.0, whole genome shotgun sequence, one DNA window encodes the following:
- the LOC101499205 gene encoding aspartic proteinase-like isoform X2 yields the protein MSFKLLLVVMCLWIWFLSLAFTISDEGLMRVSLKRRNLNFQSLNSSRIKRVIHQRNLESVDQNCCSKDVVYLKNYLDVQYFGEIGIGSPPQYFNVVFDTGSSNLWVPSSKCIFSIACYLHSKYRSRISSTYNEIGTPCKIPYDDGYIYGFFSQDNVKVGDIIIKDQEFSEIIWEANLALLAFPFDGILGLGFQGISVGKVTPVWYNMIEQGHIKDRVFSLWLNHDPMAEIGGEIVFGGVDKRHFRGEHTYVPLSQKGYWQIEVGDILLGNNTTGLCEGGCAAIVDSGTSLIAGPTGVVTQINHAIGAEGYVSIECKNIVQNYGNMIWESLISELNPEILCVDIGLCSNNGFQRIDDVIETVVHNENLDRPFCTFCNMIVLWIQVQLKKSNVKEKVLKHVDELCERLPKPVGQAFINCNSISTMPDITFTIGNKLFSLPPEQYILRVDEGSVCYSGFVALDVPYPQGPIWVLGEIFLEAYHTVFDYENLRIGFAEAA from the exons ATGAGTTTCAAGCTTCTTCTGGTTGTTATGTGTCTTTGGATTTGGTTTCTATCTTTGGCTTTTACAATTTCTGATGAAGGGTTGATGAGAGTTAGTCTAAAGAGAAGGAATTTAAACTTTCAAAGTCTTAATTCTTCAAGAATCAAAAGGGTAATTCATCAAAGAAATTTAGAGAGTGTTGATCAAAATTGTTGCAGTAAAGATGTTGTGTATCTTAAGAATTACCTTGATGTACAATATTTTGGGGAGATTGGTATTGGTTCACCACCACAGTACTTCAATGTTGTGTTTGATACTGGAAGCTCTAATCTTTGGGTTCCATCTTCCAAGTGCATCTTTTCA ATTGCTTGCTATTTGCATTCCAAGTATAGGTCAAGGATATCTAGCACTTATAATGAAATTG GAACACCTTGCAAAATCCCTTATGATGATGGATACATTTATGGATTCTTCAGCCAAGATAATGTAAAAGTTGGGGATATCATTATTAAAGATCAA GAATTTTCTGAGATTATATGGGAAGCAAATTTAGCACTTTTAGCTTTTCCATTTGATGGAATACTTGGACTTGGTTTCCAGGGTATTTCAGTTGGAAAAGTCACACCAGTGTG GTATAATATGATAGAACAAGGACACATAAAGGACAGAGTTTTCTCTCTTTGGCTAAATCATGATCCAATGGCTGAGATAGGAGGTGAGATTGTCTTTGGTGGTGTGGACAAGAGGCATTTTAGAGGTGAACACACTTATGTTCCACTTTCTCAAAAGGGTTATTGGCAG ATTGAAGTTGGAGATATTCTGCTTGGAAATAATACAACAG GTTTATGTGAGGGTGGCTGTGCTGCAATAGTAGACTCAGGGACATCTTTAATTGCTGGTCCAACT GGTGTTGTGACTCAAATTAACCATGCCATTGGAGCAGAAGGATATGTTAGTATTGAGTGCAAAAACATTGTCCAGAACTATGGGAATATGATATGGGAATCCTTGATTTCAGAG TTAAATCCTGAAATCTTATGTGTTGACATTGGACTCTGTTCAAATAATGGATTTCAAAGAATAGA TGATGTAATTGAAACAGTGGTGCATAATGAAAATTTGGACAGACCCTTTTGTACTTTTTGCAATATGATTGTCCTTTGGATTCAAGTTCAGCTTAAGAAAAGCAATGTAAAGGAAAAAGTGTTAAAACATGTGGATGAG CTATGTGAGAGGCTCCCAAAACCAGTGGGACAAGCATTTATAAACTGCAATAGTATCTCAACTATGCCAGATATTACATTCACAATTGGAAACAAATTGTTTTCTCTCCCTCCAGAACAG TACATTCTTAGAGTTGATGAAGGTTCTGTCTGCTATAGCGGTTTTGTTGCTCTTGATGTGCCTTATCCACAAGGTCCTATCTG GGTTCTTGGGGAGATTTTCTTGGAGGCCTATCACACTGTGTTTGACTATGAAAATCTCCGTATTGGATTTGCAGAAGCTGCATAG
- the LOC101499205 gene encoding aspartic proteinase A1-like isoform X3 codes for MLNQMSFKLLLVVMCLWIWFLSLAFTISDEGLMRVSLKRRNLNFQSLNSSRIKRVIHQRNLESVDQNCCSKDVVYLKNYLDVQYFGEIGIGSPPQYFNVVFDTGSSNLWVPSSKCIFSEFSEIIWEANLALLAFPFDGILGLGFQGISVGKVTPVWYNMIEQGHIKDRVFSLWLNHDPMAEIGGEIVFGGVDKRHFRGEHTYVPLSQKGYWQIEVGDILLGNNTTGLCEGGCAAIVDSGTSLIAGPTGVVTQINHAIGAEGYVSIECKNIVQNYGNMIWESLISELNPEILCVDIGLCSNNGFQRIDDVIETVVHNENLDRPFCTFCNMIVLWIQVQLKKSNVKEKVLKHVDELCERLPKPVGQAFINCNSISTMPDITFTIGNKLFSLPPEQYILRVDEGSVCYSGFVALDVPYPQGPIWVLGEIFLEAYHTVFDYENLRIGFAEAA; via the exons ATGTTGAATCAGATGAGTTTCAAGCTTCTTCTGGTTGTTATGTGTCTTTGGATTTGGTTTCTATCTTTGGCTTTTACAATTTCTGATGAAGGGTTGATGAGAGTTAGTCTAAAGAGAAGGAATTTAAACTTTCAAAGTCTTAATTCTTCAAGAATCAAAAGGGTAATTCATCAAAGAAATTTAGAGAGTGTTGATCAAAATTGTTGCAGTAAAGATGTTGTGTATCTTAAGAATTACCTTGATGTACAATATTTTGGGGAGATTGGTATTGGTTCACCACCACAGTACTTCAATGTTGTGTTTGATACTGGAAGCTCTAATCTTTGGGTTCCATCTTCCAAGTGCATCTTTTCA GAATTTTCTGAGATTATATGGGAAGCAAATTTAGCACTTTTAGCTTTTCCATTTGATGGAATACTTGGACTTGGTTTCCAGGGTATTTCAGTTGGAAAAGTCACACCAGTGTG GTATAATATGATAGAACAAGGACACATAAAGGACAGAGTTTTCTCTCTTTGGCTAAATCATGATCCAATGGCTGAGATAGGAGGTGAGATTGTCTTTGGTGGTGTGGACAAGAGGCATTTTAGAGGTGAACACACTTATGTTCCACTTTCTCAAAAGGGTTATTGGCAG ATTGAAGTTGGAGATATTCTGCTTGGAAATAATACAACAG GTTTATGTGAGGGTGGCTGTGCTGCAATAGTAGACTCAGGGACATCTTTAATTGCTGGTCCAACT GGTGTTGTGACTCAAATTAACCATGCCATTGGAGCAGAAGGATATGTTAGTATTGAGTGCAAAAACATTGTCCAGAACTATGGGAATATGATATGGGAATCCTTGATTTCAGAG TTAAATCCTGAAATCTTATGTGTTGACATTGGACTCTGTTCAAATAATGGATTTCAAAGAATAGA TGATGTAATTGAAACAGTGGTGCATAATGAAAATTTGGACAGACCCTTTTGTACTTTTTGCAATATGATTGTCCTTTGGATTCAAGTTCAGCTTAAGAAAAGCAATGTAAAGGAAAAAGTGTTAAAACATGTGGATGAG CTATGTGAGAGGCTCCCAAAACCAGTGGGACAAGCATTTATAAACTGCAATAGTATCTCAACTATGCCAGATATTACATTCACAATTGGAAACAAATTGTTTTCTCTCCCTCCAGAACAG TACATTCTTAGAGTTGATGAAGGTTCTGTCTGCTATAGCGGTTTTGTTGCTCTTGATGTGCCTTATCCACAAGGTCCTATCTG GGTTCTTGGGGAGATTTTCTTGGAGGCCTATCACACTGTGTTTGACTATGAAAATCTCCGTATTGGATTTGCAGAAGCTGCATAG
- the LOC101499205 gene encoding aspartic proteinase-like isoform X1 yields MLNQMSFKLLLVVMCLWIWFLSLAFTISDEGLMRVSLKRRNLNFQSLNSSRIKRVIHQRNLESVDQNCCSKDVVYLKNYLDVQYFGEIGIGSPPQYFNVVFDTGSSNLWVPSSKCIFSIACYLHSKYRSRISSTYNEIGTPCKIPYDDGYIYGFFSQDNVKVGDIIIKDQEFSEIIWEANLALLAFPFDGILGLGFQGISVGKVTPVWYNMIEQGHIKDRVFSLWLNHDPMAEIGGEIVFGGVDKRHFRGEHTYVPLSQKGYWQIEVGDILLGNNTTGLCEGGCAAIVDSGTSLIAGPTGVVTQINHAIGAEGYVSIECKNIVQNYGNMIWESLISELNPEILCVDIGLCSNNGFQRIDDVIETVVHNENLDRPFCTFCNMIVLWIQVQLKKSNVKEKVLKHVDELCERLPKPVGQAFINCNSISTMPDITFTIGNKLFSLPPEQYILRVDEGSVCYSGFVALDVPYPQGPIWVLGEIFLEAYHTVFDYENLRIGFAEAA; encoded by the exons ATGTTGAATCAGATGAGTTTCAAGCTTCTTCTGGTTGTTATGTGTCTTTGGATTTGGTTTCTATCTTTGGCTTTTACAATTTCTGATGAAGGGTTGATGAGAGTTAGTCTAAAGAGAAGGAATTTAAACTTTCAAAGTCTTAATTCTTCAAGAATCAAAAGGGTAATTCATCAAAGAAATTTAGAGAGTGTTGATCAAAATTGTTGCAGTAAAGATGTTGTGTATCTTAAGAATTACCTTGATGTACAATATTTTGGGGAGATTGGTATTGGTTCACCACCACAGTACTTCAATGTTGTGTTTGATACTGGAAGCTCTAATCTTTGGGTTCCATCTTCCAAGTGCATCTTTTCA ATTGCTTGCTATTTGCATTCCAAGTATAGGTCAAGGATATCTAGCACTTATAATGAAATTG GAACACCTTGCAAAATCCCTTATGATGATGGATACATTTATGGATTCTTCAGCCAAGATAATGTAAAAGTTGGGGATATCATTATTAAAGATCAA GAATTTTCTGAGATTATATGGGAAGCAAATTTAGCACTTTTAGCTTTTCCATTTGATGGAATACTTGGACTTGGTTTCCAGGGTATTTCAGTTGGAAAAGTCACACCAGTGTG GTATAATATGATAGAACAAGGACACATAAAGGACAGAGTTTTCTCTCTTTGGCTAAATCATGATCCAATGGCTGAGATAGGAGGTGAGATTGTCTTTGGTGGTGTGGACAAGAGGCATTTTAGAGGTGAACACACTTATGTTCCACTTTCTCAAAAGGGTTATTGGCAG ATTGAAGTTGGAGATATTCTGCTTGGAAATAATACAACAG GTTTATGTGAGGGTGGCTGTGCTGCAATAGTAGACTCAGGGACATCTTTAATTGCTGGTCCAACT GGTGTTGTGACTCAAATTAACCATGCCATTGGAGCAGAAGGATATGTTAGTATTGAGTGCAAAAACATTGTCCAGAACTATGGGAATATGATATGGGAATCCTTGATTTCAGAG TTAAATCCTGAAATCTTATGTGTTGACATTGGACTCTGTTCAAATAATGGATTTCAAAGAATAGA TGATGTAATTGAAACAGTGGTGCATAATGAAAATTTGGACAGACCCTTTTGTACTTTTTGCAATATGATTGTCCTTTGGATTCAAGTTCAGCTTAAGAAAAGCAATGTAAAGGAAAAAGTGTTAAAACATGTGGATGAG CTATGTGAGAGGCTCCCAAAACCAGTGGGACAAGCATTTATAAACTGCAATAGTATCTCAACTATGCCAGATATTACATTCACAATTGGAAACAAATTGTTTTCTCTCCCTCCAGAACAG TACATTCTTAGAGTTGATGAAGGTTCTGTCTGCTATAGCGGTTTTGTTGCTCTTGATGTGCCTTATCCACAAGGTCCTATCTG GGTTCTTGGGGAGATTTTCTTGGAGGCCTATCACACTGTGTTTGACTATGAAAATCTCCGTATTGGATTTGCAGAAGCTGCATAG